The genomic interval AATCACCGTGGGTGTCGCACCGCTATTCTACATCTCGGCGGTCAAGCTGGGGATTGCCGAGGCGGCTCAAAGCGAACCGGCGGCTGATCAGTCCGGCCCCGCGGATCGCTTTATCGAGAATATGGCTTTCGGCGTGGGGGAGAAGTTCAGCTTCGAGGTCAAATACGGCTTCATCAGCGCTGGAACGGCATCAATGAAAGTCGTTCGGCTGATCGAGTGGCAGGGTCGGCCGTGCTACCAGGTAGTCACCGAGGCCCGCTCCAACAGTTTTTTTTCGAGCTTCTACAGGGTCGAAGATCGCGTTGAGTCGATAATCGATGCCGCCGGGTTGTTCGCCTGGCGCTTCGAGAAGAAACTCCGCGAGGGAAGCTACCGCTCGGACCGTCAGTACGATTTCGACCAGGTAAACAACCGTGTGATTTACAAGAGCGATACGATTTCGGTCGCACCGTTCGTGCAGGATGCCCTGTCCACGCTCTATTACGTGCGCGCACAGCCGCTGGAAGTCGGCAAGCCTTTGTATGTGGACAACTTTATCGACGGCAAGCACTTTCATCTCGAGGTGCAGGTGCTCGAACGGGAGAGCATCACGGTCGAGGCGGGCACGTTCGACTGCTTCGTGGTTGAGCCAATTACACAGTCGGTGGGGCTTTTCAAGCATGAGGGGCGGCTCAAAGTCTGGCTGACCGCCGACCGTTTGAGAATGCCGGTGCTCATGAAATCCAAAGTCATCATCGGATCTATAGCTGTCGAGCTGACCGATTACGAGCTCGGCAATCCGGGTGAGTTCTAAGTCTATGCCTCGCTCCCCCAGGCGGTATCGTCCGGTCGACCTTTCACTCGTGAAGCGACTTTCGATCAAAAAGCGTCGCAACAAGTCAACCCCTGCCGGATTCGGCCGCCCGCTGAAACCCTCGGCACAGACCGGAGCATTTTTCGACTCACTCCCCCAATATCTTAAGGCCGCCGACCTGAATGAGTTTATCGAACACGTCGCAGCCGCACGCGCTAATCAACGCCCTTTCCATCTGCTCCTCGGAGCGCATACGATCAAAGTCGGGCTATCGCCTATTTTGATCGACTTGATGGAGCGCCGGATCGTAACCGGGATTTCGTTCAACGGCGCCGGGCTGGTGCACGATTTGGAGCTGGCGTTTTTCGGAGGTACTTCCGAGGATGTTCAGTCGGGGCTGGACGACGGTTCGTTCGGCATGGTGAAGCAGACCGCCGAACTGTTTGCCGCGGTTTGTGATATCGCCGCCCGCAAACGAATCGGTCTCGGTGAGGCAGGCGGTTGTTTCATAGAGCTGGAGAACGCGCCCCATCGAAAAATCTCACTTTTCGCCTCAGCTTATCGTCTCGGTATGCCGTCAACCGTGCACCTGGGAATTGGCACCGATATCGTCTCGCAGCATCCGGAGTTTAATGCCGCGCTGGCGGGGGAGGCGTCGCACCGCGATTTCCGGCTCCTGGCCTCCGTGTGCGCCGATCTTGACAGGGGCGGCGTTCTGGCCAATATTGGCTCGGCTGTGATGCTTCCGGAAGTTTTCCTGAAAGCTCTGACCGTCGCCCGCAACTTGAACCCGCGAAAACACCGGCTCACCACGGCCAATTTTGATATGATCGAGCATTACCGCCCCAGGCTTAACGTTGTCACCCGCCCCACCCACGGTGTCGGCAAGGGGTACAACTTTGTCGGACACCATGAGATCATGATTCCGCTGCTCGCCTGGGGTCTAAAGCATCGGATCGACCTCTAAGTACGATCCGGGAGTTCCGCCGATGGCCAAGCTGGTTGAATGCGTTCCCAATTATTCCGAGGGGCGCCGCCCGGAAGTTGTCAAAGCAATTGTCGCCGCTATCGAATCCGAAAACGGTGTCAAAGTAATCGATCACGAAATGGACGCCGATCACAATCGGGCGGTGGTGACGTTTGTCTGTCATCCCGACCTGGCGGTCGATGCCGCCTTCCGGGGTTATCAAAAAGCGGCTGAGTTGATAGATATGAGCACGCACACGGGCGGCCATCCCCGCATGGGCGCTTGCGACGTGTGCCCGTTCATACCCTTGGGTGAAACGACCGATGAGGAAGCGATTGAACTGGCTCACAGGCTGGGTAAGCGGGTAGGCGAGGAGCTGCAAATCCCGGTTTATCTGTATGAGAAAGCGGCCACCTCGCCAAAACGGCGCAACCTGGCGAACGTGCGCCAGGGGCAGTACGAGGGCATTCGCGACACGATCGAAACCGATCCCGCGCGCAAACCGGATTACGGCCCCGCCCGCATGAATCTCAAAGCAGGCGCCACCGCCATAGGCGTCAGGTTTTTCCTGATTGCCTTCAACGTGTACCTCGACTCGACCAGGCTGGAAATCGCCCAGAAGATTGCCGATGCCGTTCGCGCGGTTCGCGGGGGATACAAGTACGTCAAGGCGATGGGCGTAGAGATCAAAGAGCGGAATCAGGTGCAGATATCCATGAACCTGGTTGACTTCTCGCAGACACCGATCTTCCGCGTATTCGAGACTATCAAGAGCGAGGCGGCGCGCTACGGCGTGAACGTGGTGTCGTCGGAGATTGTCGGCATGGTCCCCAACGATGCGCTGGTCGATGTCTGCAATTTCTATCTTCGCCTCGACACCTTCTCCAAGAACCAGATACTGGAAGAAAGATTAGCATCGCTGGCTGCGGGCGGAGGGGCTGCAGGGCCGAGCTTTTATGACGAAGTAGCCTCGGTTTCGCCTGCTCCCGGCGGCGGCTCGGTGGCGGCGTCGGCTGGGGCGCTCGGCGCGGCGCTGGCTGCGATGGTCAGCCGGCTGACCATCACTAAGAAGAAGTACGCGGATGTCAGAGAGATGATGTCCGAGATACGAGATCAAGCCGATCGTCTGCGGGCCGATCTGACAGAGCTCATCGACACCGACAAAGAGGCCTTCACGGCAGTGATGGACGCCTTCAAACTGCCCAAGGGGTCGGACGAACAAGTCGCGCACCGCGAAAAGACGGTGCAGAATGCCACCAGGCGGGCCGCCCAGGTGCCCTTGGAAGTTATGAAAAAATCACTCGATGCGCTTCGCCTCGCGCGGGCGGTTGCCGAGAAAGGCAACGAGAACTCGATCACCGATGCTGGTGTGGCCGGTCTGATGGGGCTGGCCTCGGTGCAAGGCGCCCGCTACAAT from Candidatus Zixiibacteriota bacterium carries:
- a CDS encoding DUF3108 domain-containing protein; this translates as MAKKKLLGHAAFWMIITVGVAPLFYISAVKLGIAEAAQSEPAADQSGPADRFIENMAFGVGEKFSFEVKYGFISAGTASMKVVRLIEWQGRPCYQVVTEARSNSFFSSFYRVEDRVESIIDAAGLFAWRFEKKLREGSYRSDRQYDFDQVNNRVIYKSDTISVAPFVQDALSTLYYVRAQPLEVGKPLYVDNFIDGKHFHLEVQVLERESITVEAGTFDCFVVEPITQSVGLFKHEGRLKVWLTADRLRMPVLMKSKVIIGSIAVELTDYELGNPGEF
- the ftcD gene encoding glutamate formimidoyltransferase codes for the protein MAKLVECVPNYSEGRRPEVVKAIVAAIESENGVKVIDHEMDADHNRAVVTFVCHPDLAVDAAFRGYQKAAELIDMSTHTGGHPRMGACDVCPFIPLGETTDEEAIELAHRLGKRVGEELQIPVYLYEKAATSPKRRNLANVRQGQYEGIRDTIETDPARKPDYGPARMNLKAGATAIGVRFFLIAFNVYLDSTRLEIAQKIADAVRAVRGGYKYVKAMGVEIKERNQVQISMNLVDFSQTPIFRVFETIKSEAARYGVNVVSSEIVGMVPNDALVDVCNFYLRLDTFSKNQILEERLASLAAGGGAAGPSFYDEVASVSPAPGGGSVAASAGALGAALAAMVSRLTITKKKYADVREMMSEIRDQADRLRADLTELIDTDKEAFTAVMDAFKLPKGSDEQVAHREKTVQNATRRAAQVPLEVMKKSLDALRLARAVAEKGNENSITDAGVAGLMGLASVQGARYNVRINLTSLTDREFADRLKSESDTIAAEADEIAAQIRRLVEARI